AGATGTGCACGTACCAGACCGAACTGCTCGAGGTCGCCGGCAGCGGCAAGGGCCCGGGTGGTGAGTGGTTGCGGGTCACCGACGCCAGCGTGTACGTCGACCACCCGGTGCATGCGATGGCCGGGCACACCCTCAACGTCGACCTGCGCAACCCGGCTCAGGGCCCCGCTGCCCGGGTCGCGCTCGAGCTGCACCCGGACGCCGCCCGTTTGCTCGCCGAGGCGATCCTGCGCTCGCTCGACGCCGTACCCGAAGCCGTCCTCGCCGCCGGCTAAGAGGAACGCATGGCCCATGGGTGGGCCCACAGCGCCACGGATGGCCCATCGGTGGGCCCATCACCCCACCGGTGGCCTATTGGTGGGCCGGGCCGGATTGACTCGGTCTCGCTCGCTGACGTAACTTGGCACTCGGCACGGCAGAGTGCCAGCCGTCCAAAGATTCCTTCCGCAGGAGGTCAGGTCGTGGCCACCGCCACCAAGACGAAGACGAACATCAAGCCCCTTGAAGACCGCATCGTGGTCTCCGTGCTCGAGAGCGAGCAGACAACCGCGTCCGGCATCGTGATTCCGGACACGGCGAAGGAGAAGCCCCAGGAGGGCGTCGTGCTCGCGGTGGGCCCCGGCCGGTTCGAGGACGGCGCCCGCGTGCCGCTCGACATCTCCGAGGGCGACACCGTGATCTTCTCCAAGTACGGCGGCACCGAGGTCAAGTACGGCGCGGACGAGTACCTCATCCTGTCCGCCCGCGACGTCCTCGCGGTCGTCCAGAAGTAGCTCGAAACACGCACAGGAGGCCCGGGCGGATGCCCGGGCCTCCTGGCGTTTGAGCGTTAGCACTCGGCCCGGTAGAGTGCCAGGTATGCCGAAGATCCTCGAGTTCCACACCGACGCCCGGGACGCTCTGCAGCGCGGCGTCGACACGCTCGCCAACGTGGTCAAGGTCACCTTGGGCCCGCGCGGCCGCAACGTCGTGATCGACAAGAAGTGGGGCGCACCCACGATCACGAACGACGGCGTGACCATCGCCAAGGAGGTCGAGCTCGAC
The window above is part of the Mycobacteriales bacterium genome. Proteins encoded here:
- a CDS encoding DUF6295 family protein, which produces MCTYQTELLEVAGSGKGPGGEWLRVTDASVYVDHPVHAMAGHTLNVDLRNPAQGPAARVALELHPDAARLLAEAILRSLDAVPEAVLAAG
- the groES gene encoding co-chaperone GroES, yielding MATATKTKTNIKPLEDRIVVSVLESEQTTASGIVIPDTAKEKPQEGVVLAVGPGRFEDGARVPLDISEGDTVIFSKYGGTEVKYGADEYLILSARDVLAVVQK